Proteins co-encoded in one Streptomyces sp. NBC_01571 genomic window:
- the fxsT gene encoding FxSxx-COOH system tetratricopeptide repeat protein, with product MTNTGAATASEGGLAVTGYLAVDRFILQAAPRAPAAWPHQVGVIPPRALSFQHRSEVDQLRAAVDSGGTAVLAQVLTGTGGVGKTQLAADYARTTWDSGEVDVLVWISASSRSAIAAGYAQAGAEVLAADPSDPEQAARAFLAWLEPKADQRQCRWLIVLDDLADPADMRGWWPPTSRHGRALVTTRRREAALTGAGRRRVTVGVFTPQEAAAYLTAVLAAHDRNEPTDQINSLAADLGYLPLALAQAAAYIIDADLTCASYRELLADRIRKLADLLPESGALPDDQTATVAATWSLSIERANRIRPAGLARPMLQLAAFLSPDGIPATVLTSQPALAHITEHHTPTSTGGTHQPVPVSAEDAELALRTLHRLSLIDHTPEAPHPAVLVHQLIQRATRDTLVPHQYDRTARTAADALVFAWPATEREADLAQTFRSNAEALTACAEDALHRPDAHRLYQRVGESLGNSGQVRAAVRHFQRLADTATRLLGSDHPDTLSIRAHLAEWQGRAGDAAGAAASLERLNDALGQIFGTDHPGVFATRHNHAYWLGEAGDAAGAASAMEQLLRDEIRVLGPDHPGVLATRESIATWQGKLGDGAGAKAVYEQLLQDQLRVLGPAHPRLLITRGNLAYWQVKAGDVAGAATAFAELLEDYMRVLGPDHPDTLTARNNLALCRREEGDAAGAATAFAELLEDRERMLGPDHPDTLVTRNNLALCRREEGDAAGAATAFAELLEDYMRVLGPDHPDTLTARNNLALCRREEEERPAPRPIDEQDR from the coding sequence GTGACCAATACGGGGGCCGCCACCGCCAGCGAGGGCGGCCTGGCTGTCACCGGGTACCTTGCGGTCGACCGCTTCATCCTGCAGGCCGCCCCGCGCGCGCCCGCCGCCTGGCCGCACCAAGTGGGCGTGATCCCGCCGCGTGCCCTGTCCTTCCAGCACCGCTCCGAGGTCGACCAGTTGCGAGCGGCAGTCGACAGCGGGGGCACCGCTGTGCTCGCCCAGGTACTGACCGGGACCGGCGGGGTAGGCAAGACCCAGCTGGCTGCCGACTACGCACGCACAACCTGGGACAGCGGCGAGGTCGACGTACTGGTGTGGATCAGCGCGAGCAGCCGCTCAGCAATCGCCGCCGGGTACGCGCAAGCCGGAGCAGAGGTCCTTGCCGCCGACCCCAGCGACCCGGAGCAGGCCGCGCGAGCATTCCTGGCTTGGCTGGAACCCAAAGCCGACCAGAGGCAGTGCCGGTGGCTGATCGTACTGGACGACCTCGCGGACCCTGCCGATATGCGCGGCTGGTGGCCGCCCACCAGCCGCCACGGCCGTGCCCTCGTCACCACGCGCCGCCGCGAGGCCGCCCTGACTGGAGCAGGCCGACGCCGGGTGACTGTGGGGGTATTCACCCCTCAGGAAGCCGCCGCCTACTTAACCGCCGTTCTCGCCGCACACGACCGCAACGAGCCGACTGATCAGATCAACAGCCTCGCCGCCGACCTGGGATACCTGCCCCTCGCCTTGGCCCAGGCCGCCGCCTACATCATCGACGCGGACCTGACCTGTGCCTCCTACCGAGAGCTGCTGGCCGACCGGATCAGGAAGCTGGCCGACCTGCTGCCGGAGTCCGGCGCATTGCCCGATGACCAGACCGCCACCGTGGCCGCCACCTGGTCCCTGTCCATCGAACGCGCCAACCGGATCCGCCCGGCGGGCCTGGCCCGCCCCATGCTCCAGCTAGCAGCCTTCCTCAGCCCCGACGGCATCCCCGCCACGGTCCTCACCAGTCAGCCCGCCCTCGCTCACATCACCGAGCACCACACCCCCACCAGCACGGGCGGCACCCACCAGCCAGTCCCGGTCTCAGCCGAGGACGCCGAGCTCGCCCTGCGGACCCTGCACCGGCTCAGCCTCATCGACCACACGCCCGAAGCCCCCCACCCGGCCGTCCTCGTCCACCAACTCATCCAACGTGCCACCCGGGACACACTGGTCCCGCATCAGTACGACCGGACCGCTCGTACTGCCGCGGACGCCCTGGTATTTGCCTGGCCCGCGACCGAGCGCGAAGCTGACCTGGCCCAGACTTTTCGCTCTAACGCAGAAGCGCTCACCGCGTGTGCCGAGGACGCCCTCCACCGGCCCGACGCCCACCGTCTCTACCAGCGTGTCGGAGAAAGCCTCGGAAACAGCGGCCAAGTCAGAGCCGCTGTCCGTCACTTCCAGCGGCTGGCAGACACAGCCACACGCCTCCTTGGCTCCGATCACCCCGACACACTCTCTATCCGCGCCCACCTTGCCGAGTGGCAAGGGAGGGCAGGAGACGCGGCCGGAGCCGCAGCCAGTTTGGAGCGGTTGAATGACGCTCTCGGGCAGATATTCGGCACCGACCACCCCGGTGTGTTCGCCACTCGCCATAATCACGCCTACTGGCTGGGGGAGGCTGGCGATGCAGCCGGAGCTGCCAGTGCTATGGAGCAACTACTACGAGATGAGATACGTGTACTCGGACCCGATCACCCAGGCGTACTAGCGACCCGCGAGAGCATCGCTACTTGGCAGGGGAAGCTGGGGGATGGCGCTGGGGCCAAAGCAGTCTACGAGCAACTCCTACAAGATCAGCTTCGGGTGCTTGGGCCTGCCCATCCTCGCCTACTCATCACCCGTGGCAACCTGGCCTACTGGCAGGTAAAGGCAGGAGATGTGGCTGGCGCCGCGACCGCCTTCGCCGAGCTGCTGGAGGACTACATGCGGGTGCTGGGCCCAGACCACCCCGACACCCTCACCGCCCGTAACAACCTCGCTTTGTGTCGGCGGGAGGAAGGGGATGCGGCCGGTGCAGCGACCGCCTTCGCCGAGCTGCTGGAAGACCGGGAGCGGATGCTGGGCCCGGACCACCCCGACACGCTGGTCACCCGTAACAACCTCGCTTTGTGTCGGCGGGAGGAAGGGGACGCGGCCGGTGCCGCGACCGCCTTCGCCGAGCTGCTGGAGGACTACATGCGGGTGCTGGGCCCAGACCACCCCGACACCCTCACCGCCCGTAACAACCTCGCTTTGTGTCGGCGGGAGGAAGAGGAGCGGCCGGCGCCGCGACCGATTGATGAGCAAGATCGGTAA
- a CDS encoding nucleotidyltransferase domain-containing protein: protein MELADRLTDVGGVVGVCLGGSRARGTHRPDSDFDLGLYYRPPLDAAALRLLASELTGESVEVTEPGGWGPWVDGGAWLTVDGCRVDWIYRDLDRVHRIWEECQAGNFEVGIQAGHPLGVYSHAYIGEVAVGRVLADPRGELRALQQKTRRYPEPLREALIANAQWEAPFTLTNARKGAARGDAFYVAGCLFRAVGLLVQGLHAHAGCWVLNEKGAVQAAGQLPAAPADFVARAHGLFAMPGMTPVVLSAVLDAADGLAAEICRRLTS from the coding sequence ATGGAGCTCGCGGATCGGTTGACCGACGTCGGCGGAGTGGTCGGCGTGTGCCTGGGCGGCAGCCGAGCGAGGGGAACCCACCGGCCCGACTCCGATTTCGATCTGGGTCTGTACTACCGGCCGCCGCTGGACGCTGCTGCCTTGCGTCTCCTCGCGTCCGAGCTGACTGGCGAGTCGGTCGAAGTGACGGAACCGGGCGGCTGGGGACCGTGGGTGGACGGTGGAGCATGGCTGACCGTTGACGGTTGCCGTGTCGACTGGATCTACCGCGATCTGGACCGCGTTCACCGGATCTGGGAAGAGTGCCAGGCGGGGAACTTCGAAGTAGGCATTCAGGCCGGTCACCCGCTTGGGGTGTACTCCCATGCCTATATCGGCGAGGTGGCCGTTGGACGCGTTCTCGCTGACCCCCGCGGCGAACTGCGGGCCCTGCAACAGAAGACTCGCCGTTATCCGGAGCCGTTGCGCGAGGCGCTGATCGCCAACGCGCAGTGGGAGGCTCCCTTCACTCTGACCAACGCTCGCAAGGGAGCGGCTCGCGGAGACGCCTTTTATGTCGCCGGCTGCCTCTTCCGCGCCGTGGGGCTTCTCGTGCAGGGCCTGCATGCTCACGCGGGTTGCTGGGTGTTGAACGAAAAGGGAGCTGTTCAGGCTGCGGGGCAACTCCCGGCTGCTCCCGCGGACTTCGTGGCGCGGGCTCACGGGTTGTTCGCCATGCCTGGCATGACCCCAGTCGTTCTGTCCGCCGTGCTCGATGCCGCTGACGGGCTGGCCGCCGAGATATGTAGGCGGCTCACTTCCTGA
- a CDS encoding alpha/beta fold hydrolase, with amino-acid sequence MNANLRRDLSAYPPDMVDQRSVDVGEVRLAYQLSGPADAPPLVLLHALGKDATDWEAVAPALARSRRVYALDLRGHGRSDWPGDYSLEMMQADVLRFLDALGLGPVGLIGHSMGGLVAYLLAEDHPQWVSRLVLEDVSVPRPREPSTPARPDGALTFDWEMVLAVRRQIDQPDPRWLERLDRITAETLVIAGGPQSHVPQAGVAELARCIRGGRMVTIPVGHLIHHAAPEAFTEAVSAFLEEDFRPARQT; translated from the coding sequence GTGAACGCCAATCTCCGGCGGGACTTGTCCGCATATCCTCCGGACATGGTTGATCAACGCTCGGTCGACGTTGGCGAGGTCCGGCTGGCTTATCAGCTGTCGGGTCCTGCGGATGCTCCGCCACTCGTCCTGTTGCACGCGCTGGGCAAGGATGCCACCGATTGGGAGGCGGTTGCGCCCGCTCTCGCCCGGAGCCGAAGGGTGTATGCCCTCGATCTTCGCGGTCACGGCCGAAGCGACTGGCCGGGGGACTACTCGCTCGAAATGATGCAGGCCGATGTGCTCCGGTTCCTGGACGCACTGGGGCTTGGACCGGTGGGTCTGATCGGGCACTCCATGGGCGGGCTCGTGGCCTACCTGCTCGCGGAGGACCATCCGCAATGGGTGAGCCGGCTTGTCCTGGAGGATGTGTCGGTTCCCCGTCCCCGGGAGCCGAGCACCCCGGCCAGGCCGGACGGCGCCCTGACCTTCGACTGGGAGATGGTGTTGGCTGTCAGGCGGCAGATCGACCAGCCCGATCCCAGGTGGCTGGAGCGACTCGACCGGATCACCGCCGAGACCCTCGTGATCGCCGGCGGCCCACAAAGTCATGTTCCCCAGGCCGGCGTCGCTGAGCTCGCCCGCTGCATCCGTGGCGGGCGAATGGTCACCATCCCGGTGGGACACCTGATCCACCACGCAGCGCCGGAGGCGTTCACCGAGGCGGTTTCGGCGTTCCTGGAGGAGGACTTCCGTCCTGCCCGCCAAACATGA
- a CDS encoding DUF6417 family protein, which yields MLEGRPVRWAARLTPHGHDTHTYGRLRPRAEATPTETGAGRPVELIPSQKAALRVFINLADQLRIPPAEGLAEQVRTASCDHGIKRWRLHLTGEQVVSVAYGFWLHRMTGSAAEANRFAREYGALHTPSPAGQDGLAPGADATMAAPGQSGSGG from the coding sequence GTGCTGGAGGGCCGGCCCGTACGGTGGGCAGCCCGCCTGACCCCGCACGGGCACGACACCCACACCTACGGCCGACTCCGCCCCCGCGCCGAGGCGACGCCCACCGAAACCGGTGCTGGACGGCCGGTGGAACTCATCCCGTCGCAGAAAGCAGCCCTGCGCGTATTCATCAACCTCGCCGACCAGCTCCGCATCCCGCCCGCTGAAGGGCTTGCTGAGCAGGTCCGTACGGCCTCGTGCGATCACGGGATCAAACGGTGGAGGCTGCATCTGACCGGGGAGCAGGTCGTGTCGGTGGCGTACGGGTTCTGGCTGCATCGCATGACGGGCTCCGCCGCGGAGGCCAACCGCTTCGCCCGCGAATACGGCGCCCTCCACACCCCGTCGCCAGCTGGGCAGGACGGCCTTGCGCCGGGCGCCGACGCCACGATGGCGGCTCCCGGCCAGTCCGGCTCGGGAGGCTAG
- a CDS encoding ISAs1 family transposase, translating to MLVKLGPLDAGRITDLRPYFDSVPDPRARRGRWYSLTAILLVCACAVVSGARSIDELSEWGQRASDALLTVIGIRRHLLRWRHAPSPATIGRVLGAVDGDALDRAVGAYLADRHRTTTGPGPAPSASASRRPRVIAVDGKALKGSARLSATRRHLLSAVTHDPVVTLAQVEVGTKTNETSHFRPLLAPLDLTGTVVTFDALHSVKANISGTMCSTAAAVQLISRSPLELSVVGLALVVQGKMPRFLRGDAGARPARRSTRSRLRYSEAGFAFPHPPPHAAESPRAPCPQSAAL from the coding sequence GTGCTGGTGAAGCTGGGTCCGCTGGATGCCGGCCGGATCACTGACCTGCGCCCCTACTTCGACTCGGTGCCAGACCCGCGCGCACGTCGGGGGCGGTGGTACTCGCTGACCGCGATCCTGCTGGTATGTGCCTGCGCGGTCGTCTCGGGCGCGAGGAGCATCGACGAACTCTCTGAGTGGGGCCAGCGTGCCTCGGACGCACTGCTGACAGTGATCGGGATCCGTCGTCACCTGCTCAGATGGCGGCACGCTCCGTCGCCGGCCACGATCGGCCGTGTGCTGGGGGCTGTTGACGGGGACGCCCTGGACCGCGCGGTGGGCGCCTATCTGGCCGACCGGCACCGCACCACCACCGGACCCGGCCCGGCGCCGTCGGCTTCCGCGTCGAGGCGGCCGCGGGTGATCGCTGTCGACGGCAAAGCACTCAAGGGATCAGCCCGTCTGTCCGCGACGCGCCGGCATCTGCTCTCCGCGGTCACCCACGACCCGGTCGTGACCCTCGCCCAGGTGGAGGTCGGCACCAAGACGAACGAGACCTCACACTTCCGGCCCCTGCTGGCACCGCTGGACCTGACCGGCACGGTCGTCACCTTCGACGCCCTCCACTCGGTCAAGGCGAACATCTCTGGGACCATGTGCAGCACCGCGGCTGCGGTACAGTTGATCTCGCGTTCGCCACTCGAACTCTCAGTGGTGGGCCTGGCGTTGGTGGTCCAAGGAAAGATGCCCCGCTTCCTGCGGGGAGATGCAGGTGCAAGGCCTGCCCGGCGCTCGACACGATCCCGCCTCCGGTATTCGGAGGCGGGATTCGCTTTTCCTCACCCGCCGCCACACGCTGCGGAATCTCCGCGCGCACCCTGTCCTCAGAGCGCCGCCTTGTGA